Proteins encoded together in one Janthinobacterium tructae window:
- a CDS encoding sugar phosphate nucleotidyltransferase translates to MKAMILAAGKGTRVRPLTYDLPKPMIPILGKPVMAYLVEHLAQHGVTDIMVNVSYLHEKIEEYFGEGHQFGVQIGYSFEGYTNDAGEVVPQPLGSAGGMKKIQEFGGFFDDTTIVLCGDALIDLDLEAALREHRSKGALASVITLEVPWDKVSSYGVVVSDDDGRIRAFQEKPAQADALSNCVSTGIYIFEPEVLDLIPCDRPFDIGSELFPLLVEKGLPFYAQKRQYNWIDIGSVKDYWEVLQSLLMGEVAQLQVPGTQIADGVWAGLNTSIDWSGGTRIEGPVYIGSGCRIEAGATIIGPTWIGHGSHVCSGAEVVRSVLFEYTRVLPDVLLDEMIVFKDYSVDRAGQMRHASEYATDAWGNARDRRSRRRAETPPALYAAL, encoded by the coding sequence ATGAAAGCAATGATATTAGCGGCAGGCAAGGGCACGCGCGTGCGGCCCCTGACCTATGATTTGCCCAAGCCGATGATTCCTATCCTGGGCAAGCCCGTGATGGCTTACCTGGTGGAACACCTGGCGCAGCATGGCGTGACCGATATCATGGTCAACGTCAGCTATCTGCATGAAAAGATCGAGGAATATTTTGGCGAGGGCCACCAGTTCGGCGTGCAGATCGGCTATTCCTTCGAAGGCTATACGAACGATGCGGGCGAGGTCGTGCCGCAACCGCTGGGCTCGGCTGGGGGGATGAAGAAGATCCAGGAATTTGGTGGCTTTTTTGACGACACCACGATCGTGCTGTGCGGCGACGCTTTGATCGACCTCGACCTGGAGGCTGCCCTGCGCGAGCATCGCAGCAAGGGTGCGCTGGCATCCGTCATCACCCTGGAAGTGCCATGGGACAAGGTGTCGAGCTATGGCGTGGTGGTCAGCGACGATGATGGGCGCATCCGTGCCTTCCAGGAAAAACCCGCGCAGGCCGACGCGTTGTCCAATTGCGTCAGCACCGGCATCTACATTTTCGAGCCGGAAGTGCTGGACCTGATACCCTGCGACCGTCCCTTCGATATCGGTTCGGAACTGTTTCCCTTGCTGGTGGAAAAGGGCTTGCCGTTCTATGCGCAAAAGCGCCAGTACAACTGGATTGACATCGGCAGCGTTAAGGATTACTGGGAAGTGCTGCAAAGCCTGCTGATGGGAGAAGTTGCCCAGTTGCAGGTGCCGGGCACCCAGATTGCCGATGGCGTATGGGCTGGCCTGAATACCAGCATTGATTGGAGCGGCGGCACGCGTATCGAAGGCCCCGTCTACATCGGCTCAGGCTGCCGTATCGAAGCGGGCGCGACCATCATTGGTCCCACCTGGATAGGCCACGGCAGCCATGTGTGTAGCGGCGCGGAAGTGGTGCGCAGCGTGCTGTTCGAGTACACGCGCGTGCTGCCGGACGTGCTGCTCGATGAAATGATCGTTTTCAAGGATTATAGTGTCGACCGTGCCGGCCAGATGCGCCACGCCTCCGAGTATGCCACCGATGCCTGGGGTAACGCGCGCGACCGGCGCAGCCGGCGCCGCGCGGAAACGCCGCCGGCCCTGTACGCTGCCTTATAA
- the asnB gene encoding asparagine synthase (glutamine-hydrolyzing), which produces MCGIAGFVVPSPNLDTLAQLALMGQAIAHRGPDDTGILDVVSSDERYRVGLVHRRLSIIDLATGHQPLGNADGSVQVIFNGEIYNFQSLREELIALGHIFKTASDTETIVHAYVQWGEECVRHFRGMFAFAIWDARHDRLFIARDPFGKKPLFLCEHAGGLLFASEIKALLAVPGVAAEADEAAIWDYFAYRYVPGPATLFQGIRKLAPGSTLTWENGVLREQVYFTPADSRPRVAAPLPADPVATFLDKLDESVRIRMISDVPFGAFLSGGIDSSAVVALMSRHTELPVKTFSVGFKEGGFSELAYAADIARQFSTEHHELEVSVDQVIALLPDLVRFRDAPVAEPSDIPIYLLAKESRKTVKMVLTGEGSDEILGGYPKHVYERYAGNYQMLPGLLRRSLIEPAIGALPYRFRRAKTAIVNLGLEAFDERMPRWFGMMSDQERARLVAMPAPVRQRDPSLGCGSAGNSALRRILCFDQLSWLPDNLLERGDRMTMAASLEARMPFMDHELAAYVSSLPDEYRVRGRTTKWILREAMKQLLPQAILERPKVGFRVPVNEWFRGPMKDYLYEHLTGTDSRTRHYYHAAALQQVLAEHVAGRQNHEKLLWSLLTLEIWHRQYL; this is translated from the coding sequence ATGTGTGGTATTGCCGGTTTTGTTGTTCCCTCACCCAATCTCGATACGCTTGCGCAATTAGCCCTGATGGGTCAGGCGATTGCCCATCGTGGTCCCGACGATACGGGCATACTCGACGTAGTCAGTAGCGATGAGAGGTATCGCGTCGGTCTTGTGCACCGGCGCCTGTCGATCATCGATCTGGCCACCGGTCACCAGCCGTTGGGCAATGCCGATGGCTCGGTGCAAGTGATTTTTAACGGCGAAATCTACAATTTCCAGTCGTTGCGCGAAGAGCTAATTGCCTTGGGGCATATTTTCAAAACCGCATCCGATACGGAAACCATCGTGCACGCGTATGTGCAGTGGGGCGAGGAGTGCGTGCGGCATTTCCGCGGCATGTTTGCCTTCGCCATCTGGGATGCACGCCACGACCGCCTGTTTATCGCGCGTGATCCGTTTGGCAAGAAACCGCTGTTCCTGTGCGAGCACGCTGGCGGCTTGTTGTTTGCCTCGGAAATCAAGGCCTTGCTGGCCGTTCCTGGTGTCGCCGCGGAGGCTGACGAGGCGGCCATCTGGGATTATTTTGCCTACCGCTATGTACCGGGTCCGGCGACCCTGTTCCAGGGAATTCGAAAACTGGCACCTGGCTCTACCCTGACATGGGAAAACGGTGTACTGCGCGAACAGGTGTATTTCACGCCCGCCGACAGCCGGCCGCGCGTTGCGGCCCCGTTGCCTGCCGACCCCGTCGCCACCTTCCTCGACAAGCTCGATGAATCTGTGCGCATCCGCATGATTTCCGACGTGCCTTTCGGCGCTTTCCTGTCCGGCGGCATTGATTCGTCTGCCGTGGTGGCGCTGATGTCGCGCCATACGGAATTACCTGTCAAGACCTTCTCAGTTGGCTTCAAGGAGGGCGGCTTCAGCGAACTGGCGTATGCGGCCGATATCGCCCGGCAATTTTCCACCGAACACCATGAGTTGGAAGTGTCCGTCGACCAGGTCATCGCGCTCCTGCCCGACCTCGTGCGTTTCCGCGATGCCCCCGTGGCCGAGCCATCCGACATTCCCATCTACCTGCTGGCGAAAGAATCGCGCAAGACGGTGAAAATGGTCTTGACGGGCGAAGGATCCGATGAAATCCTCGGTGGCTACCCCAAGCACGTGTACGAGCGCTATGCGGGCAATTATCAGATGCTGCCGGGCCTGCTGCGCCGCAGCTTGATCGAGCCGGCCATCGGTGCCTTGCCGTACCGTTTCCGCCGCGCCAAGACCGCGATCGTGAACCTGGGCCTCGAAGCGTTCGACGAGCGCATGCCGCGCTGGTTCGGCATGATGTCCGACCAGGAACGCGCGCGCCTGGTGGCCATGCCGGCGCCGGTGCGCCAGCGCGATCCTTCGCTGGGCTGCGGCAGCGCGGGCAATAGCGCCTTGCGCCGCATCCTGTGCTTCGATCAGCTCAGCTGGCTGCCGGACAATCTGCTGGAGCGGGGCGACCGCATGACCATGGCCGCCTCGCTGGAAGCGCGTATGCCTTTCATGGACCACGAACTGGCGGCGTACGTGTCGAGCCTGCCGGACGAGTATCGTGTGCGCGGCCGCACCACCAAGTGGATATTGCGCGAAGCCATGAAGCAGCTGCTGCCGCAAGCCATTCTGGAACGGCCGAAGGTGGGCTTTCGCGTGCCCGTCAACGAATGGTTCCGCGGTCCCATGAAGGATTATCTGTACGAACACTTGACGGGCACCGATTCGCGCACGCGCCACTATTACCATGCGGCAGCCCTGCAGCAAGTGCTGGCCGAGCATGTGGCGGGGCGGCAAAACCACGAAAAGCTGCTGTGGAGCTTGCTTACCCTGGAAATCTGGCATCGCCAGTATCTGTGA
- a CDS encoding heparinase II/III family protein, translating into MLSNLSWKLNRLRAMGAPEVVHRVRDAVQQRLQARGYGLALVPPPAARQRFGAPWLGLPIDPAPHLAAAERILAGRFDVFALRDADLGFPPQWNRDPKTGTVVPLGFGKTLNYRDEAVVGDIKCLWEPNRHLAVADLSMAYRLGGDLRHAHGAQALLESWWQQCPYPLGPNWSSALELALRLVSWSHAWHLLGGINSPLFEGAQGQAFLQRWLDSIYQHCHFIAGHFSRHSSANNHLFGELTGLHIAALTWPCWPESAGWLAQTERELEAQALQQNGADGVNLEQAIYYQHTVADEMLLCVLAGRANGRPRSAAFLQRLEAMLEFIAAMTNVAGEMPMIGDADDALLAHWDKAPGANPYTSLLASGAALFGRADFKAKVRAFDEKSAWLLCAAGREAFDALPDAAPDTLPRAFPDGGYYVMGAGFGTPGEVRLTADAGPLGYLGIAAHGHADALALTLSVAGQMVLVDPGTYAYHTQKQWRDYFRGTSAHNTVRIDGRDQSESGGNFLWLRKARAECLAWRDDADGQFWSASHDGYLGLKDAVLHRRDVRVAHGAALIVVDDVIECEGAHEVELFWHFDPRCRVQLDGQVLRVAGDAFLLEMHLPSLSDASLQLVYGSDNPPLGWISHRFDEKQAAPTLVWRAQVQGTTALRTELRLSLANPDLSENTRKT; encoded by the coding sequence ATGCTGAGCAATCTGTCCTGGAAACTGAACCGCTTGCGCGCCATGGGGGCGCCCGAGGTGGTGCACCGCGTGCGCGATGCCGTCCAGCAACGGTTGCAGGCGCGCGGTTATGGCCTGGCGCTGGTGCCGCCGCCCGCCGCGCGCCAGCGATTCGGCGCGCCATGGCTGGGCTTGCCCATTGATCCTGCGCCGCACCTGGCGGCGGCCGAACGCATCCTGGCCGGCCGCTTCGACGTGTTCGCCCTGCGCGATGCGGATCTGGGTTTCCCGCCCCAATGGAACCGCGATCCGAAGACGGGTACCGTGGTGCCGCTGGGCTTTGGAAAGACGCTCAATTACCGCGATGAAGCGGTGGTGGGCGATATCAAATGCCTGTGGGAACCGAACCGCCACCTGGCCGTGGCTGACCTCTCGATGGCATACCGCTTGGGCGGCGACCTGCGCCATGCGCATGGCGCGCAAGCCTTGCTGGAATCGTGGTGGCAGCAGTGTCCGTATCCGCTGGGACCGAACTGGAGCAGCGCGCTGGAACTGGCCTTGCGCTTGGTCAGCTGGTCGCATGCGTGGCACTTGCTCGGTGGCATCAACAGCCCCCTGTTTGAGGGCGCGCAAGGGCAGGCCTTCCTGCAGCGTTGGCTCGACAGCATCTACCAGCATTGCCACTTCATCGCCGGCCATTTTTCGCGCCACTCGTCGGCCAACAACCACCTGTTTGGAGAATTGACAGGCTTGCATATTGCCGCGCTCACATGGCCGTGCTGGCCGGAAAGTGCTGGCTGGCTGGCACAGACGGAACGCGAGCTGGAAGCGCAGGCGCTGCAACAGAACGGCGCGGATGGTGTGAACCTTGAGCAAGCCATTTATTATCAGCATACGGTGGCCGACGAGATGCTGCTGTGCGTGCTGGCTGGCCGGGCCAACGGCCGGCCCCGCTCGGCCGCTTTTTTACAGCGCCTGGAAGCCATGCTGGAATTTATCGCCGCCATGACCAACGTGGCGGGCGAGATGCCGATGATCGGCGACGCCGACGACGCGCTGCTGGCGCACTGGGACAAGGCGCCTGGCGCCAATCCATACACCTCGCTGCTGGCCAGCGGCGCTGCCCTGTTCGGCCGCGCCGACTTCAAGGCCAAGGTGCGCGCCTTCGACGAGAAAAGTGCATGGCTGCTGTGCGCGGCGGGGAGAGAGGCGTTTGACGCCTTGCCGGACGCTGCGCCCGATACCTTGCCACGCGCTTTCCCTGATGGAGGCTATTACGTGATGGGCGCCGGCTTCGGCACGCCCGGCGAAGTGCGCCTGACCGCCGACGCCGGCCCGCTGGGCTACCTGGGCATTGCCGCGCACGGCCACGCCGATGCGCTGGCGCTGACCTTATCTGTGGCGGGCCAGATGGTGCTGGTCGATCCGGGCACCTATGCCTACCACACGCAAAAGCAGTGGCGCGATTATTTCCGCGGCACCAGCGCGCACAACACCGTGCGCATCGATGGCCGCGACCAGTCCGAGTCGGGCGGCAACTTCCTGTGGCTGCGCAAGGCCAGGGCAGAGTGCCTGGCGTGGCGCGATGATGCGGATGGGCAATTCTGGAGCGCCAGCCATGACGGTTATCTGGGCTTGAAAGATGCCGTGCTGCACCGGCGCGACGTGCGCGTGGCACATGGCGCTGCGCTGATCGTGGTCGATGACGTGATCGAATGCGAAGGCGCGCATGAAGTGGAGCTGTTCTGGCACTTCGATCCCCGCTGCCGCGTGCAATTGGATGGCCAGGTGCTGCGCGTGGCGGGCGATGCCTTCTTGCTGGAAATGCATTTGCCATCGTTGTCAGATGCCTCCCTGCAACTAGTGTACGGCAGCGACAACCCGCCGCTGGGATGGATATCGCATCGGTTTGATGAAAAACAAGCCGCGCCGACCCTGGTCTGGCGCGCGCAGGTACAAGGCACGACCGCCTTGCGCACCGAGTTACGCTTGAGTTTGGCTAATCCTGATCTGTCAGAAAATACGAGGAAAACATGA
- a CDS encoding FxDxF family PEP-CTERM protein, with protein MKKFLKSLFVAAMFAGSSLAAHAAPVDISHATVDLTQDLLDYSSSELLGSFSLAPGQLAGVGNNFFSDKFMFSVTGLNDLSALATSLKPSANSGLTLTGFSLGNANGILFHGAIDLIKFTAQDQAWSLESGSAPLAAGNYFLQIDGYVASPTGGSYSGILAVTPVPEPETYGMMLAGLGLLGFLARRRKLSA; from the coding sequence ATGAAAAAATTCCTGAAATCCCTGTTCGTGGCCGCCATGTTTGCCGGCAGCAGCCTGGCAGCCCATGCGGCGCCGGTTGACATCAGCCACGCCACGGTGGATCTGACGCAAGACTTGCTCGATTATTCCAGCAGTGAGCTGCTGGGCTCGTTTTCGCTGGCGCCAGGCCAGTTGGCTGGTGTAGGCAATAACTTTTTCAGCGACAAATTCATGTTCAGTGTGACGGGCCTGAACGACCTGAGCGCACTGGCAACGTCGCTCAAGCCGAGCGCCAACTCCGGCCTGACATTGACCGGTTTCAGTCTGGGTAATGCCAACGGCATTCTGTTTCATGGCGCGATTGATCTGATCAAGTTCACCGCGCAAGACCAGGCGTGGTCACTGGAGTCCGGCTCCGCGCCTTTAGCTGCTGGTAACTATTTCCTGCAAATTGACGGCTATGTGGCCTCGCCAACGGGCGGCAGCTACAGCGGCATCCTGGCCGTGACGCCGGTGCCGGAACCGGAAACCTACGGCATGATGTTGGCAGGCCTGGGTTTGCTTGGCTTCCTTGCGCGCCGCCGCAAGCTGTCAGCCTGA
- a CDS encoding FxDxF family PEP-CTERM protein: MKKNTYSVLAALAFAGSALFSQAVMAAPVDISSTPGAVSLAAGGSLTFGDKFKNNQKSNFFNDLFAFNVSKTSDLSVVLNSRSSSAANGLNLTGFGLYSSVGNTLVLGGDQLLTGIDDKWTLSYANLAVGSYYLKVSGNVVSNTGAAFSANGSLVSAVPEPGTYAMLLAGLGLLGFMARRRQKAA, encoded by the coding sequence ATGAAGAAAAATACGTATTCGGTGCTGGCTGCGCTGGCCTTTGCCGGTTCAGCTTTGTTCTCGCAGGCAGTCATGGCCGCGCCCGTCGACATCAGTTCCACGCCTGGCGCAGTGAGTCTGGCCGCAGGCGGTTCGCTGACCTTTGGCGACAAGTTTAAAAACAATCAAAAAAGCAATTTTTTCAATGACCTGTTCGCATTTAATGTGAGCAAGACCAGCGACCTGAGCGTGGTACTGAACTCGCGCAGCAGCAGCGCGGCGAATGGTCTGAACCTGACGGGTTTCGGTTTGTACAGCAGCGTCGGCAATACCTTGGTGCTGGGCGGCGATCAGTTGCTGACAGGCATCGATGACAAATGGACCCTGTCGTATGCCAATCTGGCTGTCGGTTCCTATTACTTGAAAGTCAGTGGCAACGTGGTGTCAAACACGGGCGCGGCTTTCAGTGCGAACGGCAGCCTGGTGTCGGCCGTGCCTGAGCCAGGTACGTATGCGATGTTGCTGGCGGGCCTGGGCCTGCTGGGCTTCATGGCACGCCGTCGCCAGAAGGCGGCTTGA
- a CDS encoding nucleotide sugar dehydrogenase, producing the protein MKISIFGLGYVGAVSAGCLATDGHEVIGVDPNKTKVDLINQGTTPIIEKDIGEMIAATVKSGHLRATADVRDAVFGSDMSLICVGTPSQLNGNLDLSHVRKVCQEIGAAIREKDTFHVVVARSTMLPGSMRSLVIPTLEAASGKVAGVDFGVCNNPEFLREGTAVYDYYHPPKTVIGESDEKAGALLVQLYEKMDAPLVRTDVETAEMVKYTDNTWHAVKVAFANEIGNICKAVGIDGHKVMEIFCQDTKLNLSPYYMKPGFAFGGSCLPKDVRALTYKARSLDLDLPLLNSILPSNQRQVEKGIKMIVDKGARKVGILGFSFKAGTDDLRESPLVDVIEYLLGKGYELKLYDKNVNLAALTGANQDYILNHIPHISKLMVSNMQDVLDFADTIVIGNGAAEFKTVPDSLKPHQHIVDLVRISKEQSGEQYDGICW; encoded by the coding sequence ATGAAAATTAGCATATTTGGTTTGGGTTATGTGGGTGCCGTGTCGGCAGGTTGCCTGGCAACGGATGGACACGAAGTCATCGGCGTCGATCCGAACAAGACCAAGGTCGACCTGATCAACCAGGGCACCACGCCCATCATTGAAAAAGACATCGGCGAGATGATCGCCGCCACCGTGAAGAGCGGCCACTTGCGCGCCACGGCGGATGTGCGCGACGCCGTCTTCGGCTCGGACATGTCGCTCATCTGCGTAGGCACGCCGTCGCAGCTCAATGGCAATCTGGATCTGAGCCACGTGCGCAAAGTATGCCAGGAAATCGGCGCGGCCATCCGTGAAAAGGATACTTTCCACGTCGTCGTGGCACGCTCGACCATGCTGCCCGGTTCCATGCGCTCGCTCGTCATTCCGACTCTGGAAGCGGCCTCGGGCAAGGTGGCTGGCGTCGATTTCGGCGTGTGCAACAATCCGGAATTCCTGCGCGAAGGCACCGCTGTCTACGATTACTACCATCCGCCGAAGACGGTCATCGGCGAGTCCGACGAAAAGGCAGGCGCGCTGCTGGTGCAGCTGTATGAAAAGATGGATGCGCCGCTGGTGCGCACGGACGTGGAAACGGCCGAGATGGTCAAGTACACGGACAATACCTGGCATGCCGTCAAAGTGGCGTTCGCGAACGAAATCGGCAACATTTGCAAGGCCGTCGGCATCGATGGCCACAAGGTGATGGAAATCTTCTGCCAGGACACCAAGCTGAATTTGTCGCCGTACTACATGAAGCCGGGCTTTGCCTTCGGTGGCTCCTGCCTGCCGAAAGACGTGCGCGCGCTGACCTACAAGGCGCGCAGCCTGGACCTCGATTTGCCCTTGCTGAACTCCATCCTGCCGTCGAACCAGCGGCAAGTGGAAAAAGGCATCAAGATGATCGTCGACAAGGGTGCGCGCAAGGTGGGCATCCTGGGCTTCTCGTTCAAGGCCGGTACGGATGACTTACGCGAGTCGCCGCTGGTCGATGTCATCGAGTACCTGCTGGGCAAGGGCTACGAACTGAAGCTGTACGACAAGAACGTCAACCTGGCTGCCTTGACGGGCGCCAACCAGGATTACATCCTGAACCACATTCCGCACATTTCCAAGCTGATGGTAAGCAACATGCAGGATGTGCTCGACTTCGCCGACACCATCGTCATCGGCAATGGCGCGGCCGAATTCAAGACCGTGCCAGACAGCCTGAAGCCGCACCAGCACATCGTCGACCTGGTGCGTATCAGCAAGGAACAAAGTGGAGAGCAATATGACGGCATCTGCTGGTAA
- a CDS encoding glycosyltransferase family 4 protein, whose translation MTASAGKTMAGPPRRVLILVENLPSPFDRRVWQEATTLHANGYEVSIICPTGKGYESRYEAIDGIHIYRYHLPLEAEGAKGYLVEYTLALFHTFRLAWKVHFARGFDVIHACNPPDLLFLIGGFFKLTMGKRFLFDHHDINPELYEAKFGRRDFFYKLMVLFERWSFQSADVSIATNESYKKIAIERGGMKSEDVYVVRSGPKLDRLRVLPPVPELKKGRTYLVGYVGVMGAQEGIDLLLQAAQYIVQTLKREDVHFGLVGGGTSLEQMKQMAQDMGIADYVTFTGRVPDQQLLEMLNTSDVCVNPDVANDMNDKSTMNKIMEYMALGKPIVQFDLVEGKVSAQQASLYALKNDPIDMARKIVELLDDPARREQMGAFGRHRVINELEWEYEAPKLLAAYARLFPATAPATPVTLSKDGR comes from the coding sequence ATGACGGCATCTGCTGGTAAGACCATGGCAGGGCCGCCGCGGCGCGTGCTGATCCTGGTGGAAAACCTGCCTTCGCCGTTCGATCGGCGCGTGTGGCAGGAAGCGACCACACTGCATGCGAATGGCTATGAAGTGTCGATCATCTGTCCTACGGGCAAAGGTTACGAGTCGCGCTACGAAGCCATTGACGGCATCCATATCTACCGCTACCACCTGCCGCTGGAAGCGGAAGGTGCCAAGGGATATCTGGTGGAATATACACTGGCGCTGTTCCACACTTTCCGCCTGGCGTGGAAAGTGCACTTCGCGCGCGGCTTCGACGTGATTCATGCTTGCAATCCGCCCGATTTGCTGTTCCTCATCGGCGGCTTCTTCAAGTTGACGATGGGCAAGCGTTTCCTGTTCGACCACCATGACATCAATCCGGAGCTGTACGAAGCCAAGTTTGGCCGGCGCGACTTCTTCTACAAACTGATGGTGCTGTTCGAACGCTGGTCGTTCCAGAGCGCCGACGTGTCGATCGCCACCAACGAGTCGTACAAGAAGATCGCCATCGAGCGGGGCGGCATGAAGTCCGAGGATGTCTACGTGGTGCGCAGCGGTCCCAAGCTTGACCGGCTGCGCGTGCTGCCACCCGTACCAGAACTCAAGAAAGGCCGCACTTACCTGGTCGGTTACGTGGGCGTGATGGGTGCGCAGGAAGGCATCGACCTGCTGCTGCAGGCGGCGCAATACATCGTGCAGACCCTGAAGCGCGAGGACGTGCACTTTGGCCTGGTGGGCGGTGGCACCTCGCTCGAACAGATGAAGCAGATGGCGCAGGACATGGGCATCGCCGACTACGTGACTTTTACCGGACGCGTGCCGGACCAGCAATTGCTGGAAATGCTCAACACCTCGGACGTGTGCGTGAACCCGGACGTGGCCAACGACATGAACGACAAGTCGACCATGAACAAGATCATGGAATACATGGCCCTTGGCAAGCCGATCGTGCAGTTCGACCTGGTTGAGGGCAAGGTTTCCGCACAGCAGGCATCGCTGTATGCCTTGAAGAACGACCCCATCGACATGGCGCGCAAGATCGTCGAATTGCTGGACGACCCGGCCCGCCGCGAGCAGATGGGCGCGTTTGGTCGCCATCGCGTGATCAACGAGTTGGAGTGGGAGTATGAAGCGCCCAAGCTGCTGGCCGCGTATGCGCGCCTGTTTCCCGCCACCGCGCCCGCTACTCCCGTGACCTTGAGCAAGGACGGCCGCTGA
- a CDS encoding mannose-1-phosphate guanylyltransferase/mannose-6-phosphate isomerase produces MKIYPVILSGGSGTRLWPLSRAVLPKQLLPLVTDKTMLQETALRVTSLPNRRAGDSGLAGFDVMSPLVVCGNEHRFMVAEQLREIGLPPLGILLEPVGRNTAPAVAVAAQYLLAIDPQALMLVLPADHVITDVAAFHQAIAEAALLAADGALATFGIVPTVPETGYGYIRSGAPVSPGSMGCKVERFVEKPDLATAQSFLAAGNYFWNSGMFMFRAERYLGELGQFQPAMLTACETAVRDGYRDLDFCRLEEKAFAACPSDSIDYAVMEHTAHAVVLPAAIGWSDVGSWSALWEVQQGDANGNVVRGDVYLDGVSNCLVRAERRMVAVLGVQDLIVVETDDAVLIAHKDQVQRVKQVVDHLKQAGRSEHVQHRKVYRPWGSYEGIDIGERFQVKRITVNPGGKLSLQMHHHRAEHWVVVSGTASVTCGEKVTLLTENESTYIPIGMTHRLENPGKLPLHLIEVQSGSYLGEDDIVRLEDVYQRA; encoded by the coding sequence ATGAAAATTTACCCAGTCATCCTGTCCGGCGGTTCGGGCACCCGTTTATGGCCGCTGTCGCGCGCCGTGTTGCCCAAGCAACTGTTGCCGCTGGTAACGGACAAGACCATGTTGCAGGAGACGGCGCTGCGCGTGACCAGCCTGCCCAACCGCCGTGCCGGCGATAGCGGACTGGCCGGTTTCGACGTTATGTCGCCGCTGGTGGTGTGCGGCAATGAGCACCGTTTCATGGTGGCCGAGCAGTTGCGCGAGATCGGCTTGCCGCCGCTGGGCATTTTGCTTGAACCGGTGGGGCGTAATACGGCGCCGGCCGTGGCCGTGGCTGCGCAATATCTGCTGGCCATCGACCCGCAGGCGCTGATGCTGGTCTTGCCGGCCGACCATGTCATCACCGACGTGGCTGCGTTTCACCAGGCCATCGCCGAGGCGGCGCTGCTGGCGGCCGATGGCGCCCTCGCCACCTTCGGCATCGTGCCGACGGTGCCGGAAACGGGCTATGGCTACATCCGCAGCGGCGCGCCTGTGAGTCCGGGGAGCATGGGCTGCAAGGTCGAGCGTTTCGTGGAAAAACCGGACCTGGCCACGGCGCAGTCGTTTCTGGCTGCCGGTAATTATTTCTGGAACAGCGGCATGTTCATGTTCCGCGCCGAACGCTATCTGGGCGAACTGGGGCAATTCCAGCCCGCCATGCTCACCGCCTGCGAAACGGCCGTGCGCGACGGCTACCGCGACCTCGATTTCTGCCGCCTGGAAGAGAAGGCCTTCGCCGCCTGCCCGTCCGATTCGATCGACTATGCCGTCATGGAGCATACGGCGCATGCAGTGGTGCTGCCGGCCGCCATCGGCTGGAGCGATGTCGGTTCCTGGTCGGCCCTGTGGGAAGTGCAGCAGGGTGATGCCAACGGCAACGTGGTGCGCGGCGATGTGTATCTCGATGGCGTGAGCAATTGCCTGGTGCGCGCCGAGCGGCGCATGGTGGCCGTGCTGGGGGTGCAGGACTTGATCGTCGTGGAAACGGACGATGCGGTATTGATCGCGCACAAGGACCAGGTGCAGCGCGTAAAACAGGTGGTCGATCACTTGAAGCAGGCGGGGCGCAGCGAACACGTGCAGCATCGCAAGGTGTACCGTCCGTGGGGCAGCTACGAAGGCATCGATATCGGCGAGCGCTTCCAGGTCAAGCGCATCACCGTCAATCCGGGTGGCAAGTTGTCGCTGCAGATGCACCACCACCGGGCCGAGCACTGGGTGGTGGTCAGCGGCACTGCGAGCGTCACCTGCGGCGAGAAGGTGACCTTGCTGACGGAGAACGAATCGACGTACATCCCGATCGGCATGACGCACCGGCTGGAAAACCCGGGCAAGCTGCCTTTGCACCTGATCGAAGTACAGTCGGGTAGTTATCTGGGCGAGGACGATATCGTGCGCCTGGAGGATGTCTACCAGCGCGCCTGA